A genomic region of Jaculus jaculus isolate mJacJac1 chromosome 10, mJacJac1.mat.Y.cur, whole genome shotgun sequence contains the following coding sequences:
- the Gatad1 gene encoding GATA zinc finger domain-containing protein 1 → MPLGLKPTCSVCKTTSSSMWKKGPQGEILCHHCTGRGGGGAGAGSGAAGGGAGGGGGGNLGAATFASTSAAPPQSNGGGKQSKQEIHRRSARLRNTKYKSAPAAEKKVSTKGKGRRHIFKLKNPIKAPESVSTIITAESIFYKGVYYQIGDVVSVIDEQDGKLYYAQIRGFIQDQYCEKSAALTWLIPTLSSPRDQFDPASYIIGPEEDLPRKMEYLEFVCHAPSEYFKSRSSPFPTVPTRPEKGYIWTHVGPTPAITIKETVANHL, encoded by the exons ATGCCGCTGGGCCTGAAGCCCACCTGCAGCGTCTGCAAGACGACGTCGTCGTCCATGTGGAAGAAGGGCCCGCAGGGGGAGATCCTCTGTCACCACTGCACGGGCCGCGGCGGcgggggcgcgggcgcgggctcGGGGGCGGCCGGCGggggcgcgggcggcggcggcggcggcaactTGGGCGCGGCCACCTTCGCCAGCACCTCGGCCGCCCCTCCGCAGAGCAACGGCGGCGGCAAGCAG AGTAAGCAAGAAATTCACAGAAGGTCTGCTCGGCTCAGAAACACCAAGTACAAATctgctccagctgctgaaaagaaagtgtccacgaaaggaaaagggagaagacatatttttaagttgaaaaac CCCATCAAAGCTCCTGAGTCTGTTTCTACCATCATCACTGCAGAGTCAATCTTCTACAAG GGAGTGTATTACCAAATTGGCGATGTTGTTTCTGTGATTGATGAACAAGATGGAAAGCTCTACTATGCTCAGATCAGGGGTTTTATCCAAGACCAGTATTGCGAGAAGAGTGCAGCACTGACATGGCTCATTCCTACCCTCTCAAGCCCCCGGGACCAATTTGATCCTGCATCCTATATCATAG GGCCAGAGGAAGATCTTCCAAGGAAGATGGAATACTTGGAATTTGTTTGTCATGCACCTTCTGAGTATTTCAAGTCAAGGTCATCACCGTTTCCCACAGTCCCCACCAGACCAGAGAAGGGCTACATATGGACTCATGTTGGACCTACTCCAGCAATAACTATTAAGGAAACAGTTGCCAACCATTTATAG